A stretch of DNA from Yoonia sp. G8-12:
CATTGATATAAATCAGCCTGCGCCGCCGCGCTGTCTCGTATGCTTAGGCCAAGTTTTCGCGGCTGGCAGTTCGCGACAGGCAGACAGTGAGGCCTCGTTTGACACGCACATGCCCAGACCAGACATCGCGCAATGACGCGCGTGGCCAAGATGTGGGTGTCGTTTATGCCGTGAGGGGTGCCGTTGTGGATGTGGTCTTTGCGCAGTCTGACCTGCCGCCGATCAACACAGCCCTTATTGTGAAATGGGACCGGCCCACCGCGCTTATACTCGAAGTCCACAGCCACCTTGATCAAAACACTGTGCGCGCAGTGGCCTTCCAATCCACAGCGGGCCTTGCCCGTGGCGCGCTGGTACATGCCAGCGACGGGCCAGTGACCGTGCCGGTGGGCGACGCTATCCTTGGGCGGCTTCTGGATGTGGTGGGCAACCTGCAAGACGACGGGCCAGCGCTGCCCGTCGACACGCCGCGCCGGTCAATCCACGCCCTGCCGCCGCTTCTTAAGTCCCAAACGGGCGCTACCGATGTGTTCGAGACAGGGATCAAGGTGATCGACCTGCTGACGCCAATGGCACAGGGCGGCAAAGCTGCGATGTTCGGTGGCGCAGGCGTGGGCAAGACCGTTCTGGTGATGGAACTGATCCGCGCCATGGTCGAAAACTACGAAGGCACGTCGGTTTTTGCCGGTGTCGGTGAAAGATCGCGTGAAGGGCATGAGTTGCTGACGGAAATGCAGGGCTCGGGCGTGCTGGATCGCACTGTGTTGGTTTACGGTCAGATGAACGAGCCACCCGGAGCGCGCTGGCGTGTGCCGCTGACCGCCTTGACGATCTCAGAGCATTTCCGCGACCAAAAGCACCAGAACGTTCTGCTATTGATGGATAACGTGTTCCGCTTTGTCCAGGCGGGTGCCGAGGTTTCAAGCCTGCTGGGTCGCCTGCCTTCGCGCGTGGGTTACCAGCCGACACTGGCGACCGAGGTGGCGGGCCTGCAAGAGCGTATCGCCTCGGTGGCGGGGACTGCTGTGACGGCCATACAGGCGGTCTATGTACCCGCTGATGATTTCACCGACCCCGCCGTGACTACGATTTCCAGCCACATGGATTGCGTTATCAAGCTGTCCCGCGCACAGGCCGCCGAAGGGTTCTATCCGGCGATTGACCCGCTTGGCTCGTCATCAATGCTGCTTGATCCGCTGGTGGTCGGTGATGATCACTATCAAACCGCCGAGGCTGTCCGTCGGGTGTTGGCAAGGTTCCGAGAGTTGACCGACATCATTTCGCTGCTGGGGGTCGAAGAGCTTGGTGCCGCTGATCGCTTGATTGTCAAACGCGCGCGACGGTTGCAGCGGTTCCTGACCCAGCCGTTCATGGTGACAGAGGCTTTCACCGGCACGCCGGGGGCCAGTGTACCGCTGGCCGAGACCCTCTCGGGATGCCGTGCCATCCTTGATGGCGCGACAGACGACTGGTCGGAAAGTTCGCTTTATATGATTGGTACACTTTCAGAAGCCCGAAAAAAGGAAGCCGCAGCAAACGCCGCGGACGCGGGGACCGCGGCATGAGATTGCGGATCGTAACCCCTCTATCGGTCGTCGTGGACGAGAATGCCGATAGCTTGCGGGCTCAGGACGCCAGCGGCAGCTTTGGCATTAGGTCTGGCCACGCCCCGTTTCTGACCGCACTGGCGGTGTCTATCCTGCGCTGGAGCACCGGCGGGCACGAGCGGTTCTGCGCCCTGCGCGGTGGGGTATTAACGGTGACGGGCAATACCACCGTGGCCATCTCCACCCGTGAGGCGGTGGTGGGCGACGATCTCGCCACGCTGGACGCAGAGGTGCTGGCGCGGTTCCAGTCAGACGCCGATGAAGAACGGGTAGAACATGTCGAGACGATGCGTCTGCAGATGAACGCCATCCGGCAGATGATCGTCAGATTGAAACAGGGTGCAGACATGGGACAGTTCAGATGACTGAAAAACCGTCAGAGCCCCCTGAAACAGATCCGTTGATCGACGAAATTCGCAAGCATCGCAGACTCCATGACCGGTGGCTGCGCGAAGGTGACATGTCCGTCGGGCGCCGTTTGGCGCAGATCGGCGTGCTGGGCTGGATCTTTGTCTTGCCGACTTTGGCGGGCCTGTTCTTTGGTCGTTGGCTGGATGCGCGGTTTGAAACCGGTATTTTCTGGAGCGCGCCGCTGATGCTGCTTGGACTTTGTATTGGCGGCTGGACCGCTTGGAAATGGATGAATGCACGATGATTGACCTCACGACTACATCGCTTTCTGTCCTCTTGCCGGTCTGCTTTCTTGGCGGGCTTTTCATCGGGTACGGCTATTTCCGCGCGCTGCGGGAAACGGCCAATCTTATCGTGAACGGGGGCGAACCACTCAAGGCCATCACCCTGACTTTGGGGCGCATTTCGCTTCTGGCTATGGGGTTCTTTATTGCTGTGCTGATGGGCGGTCTTGCCCTGCTGGCCGCGTTTGCAGGGGTGCTTTGTGCCAAATGGATCATGCTCCGCAAAGTGCGGGAGGTCCAAACATGAACTCCCCTCTTGCACCCAATGTCCTGTTCCAGTTCGGGCCGGTGCCGATTACGCAAGCGATCGTAACGACATGGGTGATTATGGCGATACTGGTCATCGGGGCGTTCATACTGACACGGCGTTTGGACACCCGTCCGACACGGCGTCAGGCCGCTTTGGAACTGATGGTTGCCACGCTTGATACCCAGATTGCCGAGACGACGGGCGCGGCACCCGCCCCCTATCGCGGGTTCATCGGGACGCTCTTTGTCTTCATTCTCGCCGCAAACTGGTCCTCACTGGTGCCGGGGGTCGACCCGCCGACAGCACAGCTTGAAACCGATGCAGGCCTCGCCGTTCTGGTCTTCCTGTCGGTCGTCTGGTTCGGCATCCGCGCGGGTGGCGTGAGCGGATGGCTGAGAACTTTCGCAACACCCAACCCGATCATGATCCCGCTGAACATCCTGCAAAGCCTCACGCGCGTCTTTTCAATGTTCGTCCGGCTTTTCGGCAACGTGATGAGCGGCGTCTTCGTGATTGGCATCGTCGCCTCGCTGGCCGGCCTCTTGGTGCCGATCCCGCTGATGGCGCTCGATCTGCTGACCGGACTGGTGCAGGCCTACATCTTTGCGGTGCTGGCGATGGTGTTCATCACCTCCGCTGTCGATGACGGCACGCGCACTGCGTCGCTTCCTACCCCCTCCCATCCCCAAACACATAAGGAGACATGATGGACTATCTCAGTCTGGCCAGTATTTTCTGCGCCTCATTTGCTGTGGCTTTCGGTGCTATTGGCCCCGCACTCGCCGAGGGGCGCGCCGTTGCCGCCGCGATGGATGCCATCGCCCGTCAGCCCGATGCCGCAAACACGATCTCGCGCACGCTTTTTGTGGGCCTTGCGATGATCGAAACGACAGCCATCTATTGTCTGGTCATTGCGCTCCTTCTGCTGTTCGCCAACCCGTTGCTGGGATGATCGTATGACAGTCGACTGGTGGGGGGTGGGCCTGCAAGCCATCAATGTCCTGATCCTTGTCTGGCTTCTGAGCCGCGTGTTCTGGCGTCCGGTCGCAGGTGCTATCGAACGGCGGCAGGAAGCTGCCCAGGCCATGCTGGACGAAGGCAAGACAGCACAGGCGAAAGCCGATGCCGCACTGGCCGAGGTTGTTGCAGCCCGCAAAGGCATCGCGGCAGAGCGCGACGCCATACTTGCCGAGGCCAAGGCCGAAGCCGGGGCTGCCAGCACTGCTATGCTGCAAGAGGAACGCACAAAGGCTGATGCCATGATCGCCGCTGCGCATGCTGTCATTGAGCGCGACAAAAGCACCGCGCGGACGGAAAACGCGACGCGGGCAGCTGATTTATCGGTAGAGATTGCAGCGCGGCTTCTAGTCCCTTTCGTCACGCCTGCGGTGCAGGCAGCTTTCCTGACGCAACTTGTCGATGCAATTGCGGAGATGTCCGATCCTGACCGAACGGCGCTCTTCGCTTCACAGGGCGATGTCGAAATCATCTCCGCAACTGAACCGACAGAGGCGGAAAGGGCGAAGATCGAACAAACAGTAACGGATGCGCTGGGCGAGGCGGCCTGTCTTCGTCTGATCACCGATCCCAAGCTGATCGCCGGACTGGAACTGCGCAGCGCGCATTTCGTGTTGCGCAATAGCTGGCGGGCCGATCTCGAGGCGATCCTCAAGGAGGTCAAGAATGCAGGCTGATACGCCAGACTGGCTTTCATCAGCGCAAGACGCAGTGCGGCGCGCAGCACTGGGGCCGCGCCGCGAACACCGGGGCCGTGTCGAAGAAATCGGCGACGGTGTGGCGATGATCTCGGGTCTGCGCGATGTGCGTCTTGACGAAGTCCTGCGGTTTGAAGGCGGACAGTTCGGGTTCGCCCGCGTGCTTGATTCTGATCTGATCGGCTGCGTTTTTATCGACGCTGCAACCAGGGTCGAAGCGGGCGATGCGGTGTTTGGCACAGGCGAGGTCGTCAGTGTCCCTGTGGGTGACGCGTTGCTGGGGCGCATCGTCGACCCCCTTGGCCGCCCGCTGGATGGCAAGGGGCCGATCGAAGCGGGCGAGAGGTGGCCAATTGAGCGGCCTGCACCCTCAATCATCGAACGCGATCTTGTGACTGAACCGGTGCAGACTGGTATACTCGTGATGGACACACTGTTCGCTCTTGGCCGGGGCCAGCGTGAACTGATCGTCGGCGACCATTCCACCGGTAAGACGACGCTGGCCACAGACGCCATGATCGCGCAGCGCGACAGCGATATGATCTGTGTCTATGTCGCCGTGGGGCAAAAGACATCCAGCGTGCGCCGCGCCATTGACGCGCTGCAAGAGCATGGGAATTTCGCGCGCTGCATCGTGGTGGTGGCGGGTTCTGCCGCTGCACCGGGGCTGCAATGGATCGCACCTTATGCGGGCATGACGATGGCCGAGTATTTCCGCGACAAGGGCGGGCACGCCCTCGTGGTCATCGACGATTTGTCCAAACACGCCGCCACGCACCGCGAAATCGCCCTTTTGACACGGCAATCTCCGGGCCGTGAGGCCTATCCGGGGGATGTGTTCTATATACATGCGCGTCTGCTGGAACGGGCGGCGAAGCTGTCAAAGGTGCGTGGTGGCGGGTCTTTGACCGCCTTGCCGATTGCCGAAACCGATGCAGGCAACCTGTCGGCCTATATTCCGACGAACCTGATTTCGATCACGGACGGGCAGATCGTGCTGGATGCGGGTCTCTTCCATCAGGGACAGAAACCGGCCGTGGACGTGGGGCTGAGCGTCAGCCGCGTGGGCGGCAAAACCCAGGCGTCCGTTCTGCGCGAGGCAGCCGGCACGCTGCGGCTCGACTATGCACAGTTTCTGGAGCTTGAGGTATTTACCCGCTTCGGGGGTATGCCCGAAGGTCGGGTGCGCGATCAGTTGAAACGCGGGGAAAGGATCCGCGCAATCCTGCGTCAGCCGCAGAATACACCGCTCGGTTTGGCCGAAGAGGTGGCACTCCTGCTTGCCGTACAGGCAGGGCTGTTGGACTCGCTGTCTCTGGGCGCTGTCGTGTCAGTTCGCGACAAACTGTCAGAAAGCCTGCACCGCGACGCTGCTGATGCCTTGCGTGCAATCGCAGCAACTGGTCAGTTGGACGAAGGCGCGCGGGCAGGCCTGATGGCCGCAATGACTCGCCTCGTTGCGCAGTTCCGCGATGTGGGCGCCGCGACATGACCGAACGATTGGCAGATATCAGTGCCCGGATTGATGGCATTCGGCAGTTGGGCGCGGTGGTGAATGCAATAAAGGGCATTGCTGCCGCACGCGCCAACACCGCACGCGTAGAAATCAGGGCCGTGGACAGTTATGCCATGACAATCGCCGCGGCCATATCCGACGCACTTGGCCCCGTATCAGGGGCAATGCCCCCAAAAGGTCAAACTGACGGCCGAACCGGTCTTTTGGTATTCTGCGCTGAACAAGGCTTTGCCGGTACTTTCAGCGAACGCATTCTGGACAGCATCAATGACGACCTCTCCGACACGAACCTGTTCATAATCGGCACCCGTGGCCTGTCGATCGCCTCCGCGCGCGGTCTGCGTCCGGTTTGGTCCACGCCCATGCCCTCACACACGCCCGCTATTCCAAAGCTCGCCGATGCCATCACCAAGGCGATATATCGCGCACAGGATGAAGGGCGTTTCGAGCGTATGGAAGTGATCCATGCCGGACCAGTGTCCGGACCAACTCACATCGTCCGGCAAGTTCTATTGCCGATCGACATGTCGGATTTACCATCGCCTAGGGCCACCGGGCCTTTGACGCAACTTCCAGTGGACGCACTTATCAATAGTCTTAGTAGTGACTATCTTCATGCCCGTTTGTGCAAGGCAGCGCTGCATGCCTTTGCGGCCGAGAACGAAGCACGCATGCAGGCCATGTCCGCTGCAAGTAGCCAGATCACGCGCGAATTGGACCGGTTTGAAGGAACGCTGCGCCAAGTAAGGCAAGAAGCGATTACGGCTGAGATCATCGAACTGGGGACCGGTACCGCATCCGCGCGTGGCTCAAGGTAAGACCAAGGCATGGGAGTGTGCCTTCTCGGTCAGATGAGCGCTGGGATACATAGGGGGCTGTCGCAATGGCGATTTGTGATGACCCAAGGAGCCCAGCTATCAAAGGTCGCTGTTTTAATGCGGTCCACGCAAGAAGGGCTCAGTTTTTGATGAGGGCAGAATAGTGGATGACTATCCGAAGCAGGATGAAGGGGTAGGGTGCATCAACCGGTCTGGCGATGTGGGCGTTGTCGTAGGCGTCTATCGGGATGGCCGAATCTCAGGTGCCCGCCTGCAACGAGTCCCGATAAGAGCCGCCTGATTCACTTTGTTGTCGGTTTAGGCCACTGCAAACAGTGATGATTGATCGAAAGTCTGGAGCATTTCTCTTGTTCCAGGGGTAAGGGGGCAGTTCAAGCCGATTTTCTTGGGCCGAAAAGCGGAAGAACTGTATTTTGCTGAAAAATGCATATTTCTTGAAAAAGGGGGTTGCGGGTTATGGTGAGTAACCGTAGAAGCCTCTTCACCGGCGGCGCTAACAAGCACTGACGGGGCGCCAGACGGGCCGGACGGAAGCGGAAACGCGGAGGGACGGTAACGAGGCGGGGAAAGAAAAACAGAGATAATGCAGGCGAGGCGCGCCAAAGATTTAGGGCGCATCTGGTTCCTTTTTGTCTCTACGCTGTTTGAAATTGATATATCTGAAGAGATATGTGGGCGGTTTGGTTCAGTTCGATGGATCAGACGTCTGTATATCAACGCTCTTAGGATTTCGGTCCGATGATAGAGTGTCAGCTTCACTGTTTGGCGGCTTCTGGTAACTTTGGTTACTGAAGCACAACAAACAGAGAAAACGCCATTTGGTTTCAGTAAGGCCAAGTGGTGATGTGCAGAGGTTCGAACGTCAAGGATAGCGTCGCAAGATGCTTTCAACTTGAGAGTTTGATCCTGGCTCAGAACGAACGCTGGCGGCAGGCCTAACACATGCAAGTCGAGCGCACTCTTCGGAGTGAGCGGCGGACGGGTTAGTAACGCGTGGGAACATACCCTTTTCTACGGAATAGCCTCGGGAAACTGAGAGTAATACCGTATACGCCCTTCGGGGGAAAGATTTATCGGAGAAGGATTGGCCCGCGTTTGATTAGATAGTTGGTGGGGTAATGGCCTACCAAGTCTACGATCAATAGCTGGTTTGAGAGGATGATCAGCAACACTGGGACTGAGACACGGCCCAGACTCCTACGGGAGGCAGCAGTGGGGAATCTTAGACAATGGGCGCAAGCCTGATCTAGCCATGCCGCGTGAGTGACGAAGGCCTTAGGGTCGTAAAGCTCTTTCGCCAGAGATGATAATGACAGTATCTGGTAAAGAAACCCCGGCTAACTCCGTGCCAGCAGCCGCGGTAATACGGAGGGGGTTAGCGTTGTTCGGAATTACTGGGCGTAAAGCGTACGTAGGCGGATTAGAAAGTAGGGGGTGAAATCCCAGGGCTCAACCCTGGAACTGCCTCCTAAACTACTAGTCTAGAGTTCGAGAGAGGTGAGTGGAATTCCAAGTGTAGAGGTGAAATTCGTAGATATTTGGAGGAACACCAGTGGCGAAGGCGGCTCACTGGCTCGATACTGACGCTGAGGTACGAAAGTGTGGGGAGCAAACAGGATTAGATACCCTGGTAGTCCACACCGTAAACGATGAATGCCAGACGTCGGGGGGCTTGCCCTTCGGTGTCACACCTAACGGATTAAGCATTCCGCCTGGGGAGTACGGTCGCAAGATTAAAACTCAAAGGAATTGACGGGGGCCCGCACAAGCGGTGGAGCATGTGGTTTAATTCGAAGCAACGCGCAGAACCTTACCAACCCTTGACATCCTTGGACCGCCAGAGAGATCTGGTTTTCTCGTAAGAGACCAAGTGACAGGTGCTGCATGGCTGTCGTCAGCTCGTGTCGTGAGATGTTCGGTTAAGTCCGGCAACGAGCGCAACCCACATCCTTAGTTGCCAGCAGTTCGGCTGGGCACTCTAGGGAAACTGCCCGTGATAAGCGGGAGGAAGGTGTGGATGACGTCAAGTCCTCATGGCCCTTACGGGTTGGGCTACACACGTGCTACAATGGCATCTACAGTGAGTTAATCTCCAAAAGATGTCTCAGTTCGGATTGGGGTCTGCAACTCGACCCCATGAAGTCGGAATCGCTAGTAATCGCGTAACAGCATGACGCGGTGAATACGTTCCCGGGCCTTGTACACACCGCCCGTCACACCATGGGAGTTGGTTCTACCCGACGACGCTGCGCTAACCCTTCGGGGAGGCAGGCGGCCACGGTAGGATCAGCGACTGGGGTGAAGTCGTAACAAGGTAGCCGTAGGGGAACCTGCGGCTGGATCACCTCCTTTCTAAGGATGTTCCTAGCAGCATGAACTTGTTCATGTTCGTGGAACACTTAGCAGCCGGCAAAC
This window harbors:
- the atpD gene encoding F0F1 ATP synthase subunit beta; translation: MTRTCPDQTSRNDARGQDVGVVYAVRGAVVDVVFAQSDLPPINTALIVKWDRPTALILEVHSHLDQNTVRAVAFQSTAGLARGALVHASDGPVTVPVGDAILGRLLDVVGNLQDDGPALPVDTPRRSIHALPPLLKSQTGATDVFETGIKVIDLLTPMAQGGKAAMFGGAGVGKTVLVMELIRAMVENYEGTSVFAGVGERSREGHELLTEMQGSGVLDRTVLVYGQMNEPPGARWRVPLTALTISEHFRDQKHQNVLLLMDNVFRFVQAGAEVSSLLGRLPSRVGYQPTLATEVAGLQERIASVAGTAVTAIQAVYVPADDFTDPAVTTISSHMDCVIKLSRAQAAEGFYPAIDPLGSSSMLLDPLVVGDDHYQTAEAVRRVLARFRELTDIISLLGVEELGAADRLIVKRARRLQRFLTQPFMVTEAFTGTPGASVPLAETLSGCRAILDGATDDWSESSLYMIGTLSEARKKEAAANAADAGTAA
- a CDS encoding F0F1 ATP synthase subunit epsilon, whose protein sequence is MRLRIVTPLSVVVDENADSLRAQDASGSFGIRSGHAPFLTALAVSILRWSTGGHERFCALRGGVLTVTGNTTVAISTREAVVGDDLATLDAEVLARFQSDADEERVEHVETMRLQMNAIRQMIVRLKQGADMGQFR
- a CDS encoding AtpZ/AtpI family protein encodes the protein MTEKPSEPPETDPLIDEIRKHRRLHDRWLREGDMSVGRRLAQIGVLGWIFVLPTLAGLFFGRWLDARFETGIFWSAPLMLLGLCIGGWTAWKWMNAR
- a CDS encoding ATP synthase subunit I; amino-acid sequence: MIDLTTTSLSVLLPVCFLGGLFIGYGYFRALRETANLIVNGGEPLKAITLTLGRISLLAMGFFIAVLMGGLALLAAFAGVLCAKWIMLRKVREVQT
- a CDS encoding F0F1 ATP synthase subunit A, with product MNSPLAPNVLFQFGPVPITQAIVTTWVIMAILVIGAFILTRRLDTRPTRRQAALELMVATLDTQIAETTGAAPAPYRGFIGTLFVFILAANWSSLVPGVDPPTAQLETDAGLAVLVFLSVVWFGIRAGGVSGWLRTFATPNPIMIPLNILQSLTRVFSMFVRLFGNVMSGVFVIGIVASLAGLLVPIPLMALDLLTGLVQAYIFAVLAMVFITSAVDDGTRTASLPTPSHPQTHKET
- a CDS encoding F0F1 ATP synthase subunit C → MDYLSLASIFCASFAVAFGAIGPALAEGRAVAAAMDAIARQPDAANTISRTLFVGLAMIETTAIYCLVIALLLLFANPLLG
- a CDS encoding F0F1 ATP synthase subunit delta — protein: MTVDWWGVGLQAINVLILVWLLSRVFWRPVAGAIERRQEAAQAMLDEGKTAQAKADAALAEVVAARKGIAAERDAILAEAKAEAGAASTAMLQEERTKADAMIAAAHAVIERDKSTARTENATRAADLSVEIAARLLVPFVTPAVQAAFLTQLVDAIAEMSDPDRTALFASQGDVEIISATEPTEAERAKIEQTVTDALGEAACLRLITDPKLIAGLELRSAHFVLRNSWRADLEAILKEVKNAG
- a CDS encoding F0F1 ATP synthase subunit alpha, giving the protein MQADTPDWLSSAQDAVRRAALGPRREHRGRVEEIGDGVAMISGLRDVRLDEVLRFEGGQFGFARVLDSDLIGCVFIDAATRVEAGDAVFGTGEVVSVPVGDALLGRIVDPLGRPLDGKGPIEAGERWPIERPAPSIIERDLVTEPVQTGILVMDTLFALGRGQRELIVGDHSTGKTTLATDAMIAQRDSDMICVYVAVGQKTSSVRRAIDALQEHGNFARCIVVVAGSAAAPGLQWIAPYAGMTMAEYFRDKGGHALVVIDDLSKHAATHREIALLTRQSPGREAYPGDVFYIHARLLERAAKLSKVRGGGSLTALPIAETDAGNLSAYIPTNLISITDGQIVLDAGLFHQGQKPAVDVGLSVSRVGGKTQASVLREAAGTLRLDYAQFLELEVFTRFGGMPEGRVRDQLKRGERIRAILRQPQNTPLGLAEEVALLLAVQAGLLDSLSLGAVVSVRDKLSESLHRDAADALRAIAATGQLDEGARAGLMAAMTRLVAQFRDVGAAT
- a CDS encoding F0F1 ATP synthase subunit gamma, which encodes MTERLADISARIDGIRQLGAVVNAIKGIAAARANTARVEIRAVDSYAMTIAAAISDALGPVSGAMPPKGQTDGRTGLLVFCAEQGFAGTFSERILDSINDDLSDTNLFIIGTRGLSIASARGLRPVWSTPMPSHTPAIPKLADAITKAIYRAQDEGRFERMEVIHAGPVSGPTHIVRQVLLPIDMSDLPSPRATGPLTQLPVDALINSLSSDYLHARLCKAALHAFAAENEARMQAMSAASSQITRELDRFEGTLRQVRQEAITAEIIELGTGTASARGSR